Proteins encoded within one genomic window of Rubripirellula tenax:
- a CDS encoding PVC-type heme-binding CxxCH protein, with product MCQRNAFHPITLLCLAGLLGTSLAGDASGQNDLTDIPTPDPVAEAAAMRLHDGAQVQLFGGDPDIAKPIQMNFDSKGGLWISSSEVYPQIEPGQEANDKIVVLRDTDSDGVSDSATVFADGLLIPTGVLPDGPHAAYVAESTRLLYLEDTDGDGRADRRRVLLSGFGTEDTHHLIHTLRFGPDGCVYFNQSIYIHSHVDTLDGSRHLDGGGIWRYRPTTNELEIFCKGFINPWGHSFDTHGESFVTDGAFFEGINYTFPDAVFVTSPGASRWLAGMNPGSPKHCGLEILSGTHIPPEWAGSLVTSDFRSHRVCRFSIKPSASGYISRQQPEIITTPHVAFRPIDARMGPDGALYVADWYNPIIQHGEVDFRDPRRDRTHGRIWRVSFDGRPLDPWPDFSTATTGELITMLEDPSLAVAQFARQELWKRLSRDEASVMSAMRSWTAEKPSTRTNEWLWINEVAAETKPDEVVGELDRLSAIDPAYRRAALRSIWRQRLRMAPESAQRIHIEKVARSLTSDAEPTTRLEAVVSVGQLSGTEAMTSVLAATDHSIDANLDFAIWQSVRAIAETYAADHGGDSILDPIDWADRPAQLAYAVSAISSPAAAETALRFLQTQSADGEALGALVDAIAGAGDADQLGRLAKILLVDKKARSLALLAPLVDRTTRDKIIPAGIGPVLGDLVTNVDTLTSDSAWAETVTTVAAAWNVRALEDVLFDAIESGNDELRSQSVAALGALNSPTAIAKIRTLADSTHAATRIAAVAAMVKRNPGEAIGRIAAMLAAVSADDKVTAKQIGDWVAQLANRKEAASRLSSAIERVSIDADVARMVVGQVRAAGGNTSIEGALATAGKLQDASWKLSPEWSSSIIAKVQSTGSAERGEAIYRRAALQCVNCHAIGSAGSVVGPNLISLGGSAQLDYIVESLIDPSAKLKEGYTTLSVLTDDGQLINGIVIGKDDEAVRLRLADGKEVRIDADSIEQEKPGKSLMPAGLVDSLTESELVDLIAFMSALGRTAEFTVSTQSLLRSFETLVFSPEANRKLNRTSTDTVAGDDPDMLWRPMTATVNGTIPLSELDRFQQHKQTPPTSFIRFDVKLSDDGNVAVKLPAEGIDAWVDGKPTPIWELADLNLSAGQHRIVLAFDRSKLETAFGIELAGDVLP from the coding sequence ATGTGTCAACGCAACGCTTTCCACCCGATCACTCTGCTTTGTCTGGCCGGATTGCTGGGAACCTCACTTGCCGGCGATGCGTCGGGGCAAAACGACCTGACAGACATCCCGACGCCCGATCCGGTTGCCGAAGCTGCCGCGATGCGATTGCACGACGGCGCCCAGGTCCAACTGTTCGGCGGCGATCCTGATATCGCCAAACCGATTCAAATGAATTTCGATTCGAAGGGCGGACTTTGGATCTCCAGCAGCGAAGTGTATCCGCAGATCGAACCGGGCCAAGAAGCGAACGACAAGATCGTCGTGCTGCGCGACACCGATTCGGATGGTGTCAGTGATTCGGCGACCGTCTTCGCCGACGGACTGTTGATCCCGACCGGCGTACTGCCCGACGGCCCCCACGCCGCGTATGTGGCCGAAAGTACTCGGCTGCTGTATCTGGAAGACACCGACGGCGACGGTCGCGCCGATCGTCGCCGCGTCCTGTTGTCGGGCTTTGGAACGGAAGACACCCACCACCTGATTCACACGCTTCGGTTCGGTCCCGACGGATGCGTGTACTTCAACCAATCGATCTATATCCACAGCCACGTCGATACGCTGGACGGTTCGCGGCATTTGGACGGCGGCGGCATCTGGCGTTATCGCCCAACGACAAACGAATTGGAAATTTTCTGTAAAGGCTTCATCAATCCTTGGGGACACAGTTTCGACACGCACGGCGAATCGTTTGTCACCGACGGTGCATTTTTCGAAGGCATCAACTACACGTTCCCCGATGCGGTATTTGTCACGTCACCCGGCGCGTCGCGTTGGTTGGCCGGCATGAACCCCGGCAGCCCAAAACATTGTGGGTTGGAAATTTTGTCGGGCACTCATATCCCGCCGGAATGGGCGGGTTCGCTGGTGACCAGCGATTTTAGGTCGCACCGCGTTTGCCGATTCAGCATCAAGCCGTCGGCCAGTGGATACATCAGTCGCCAACAACCGGAGATCATCACGACGCCGCACGTCGCGTTTCGCCCGATCGACGCCCGCATGGGCCCCGACGGTGCGCTTTATGTCGCCGATTGGTACAACCCGATCATTCAACATGGTGAAGTCGACTTTCGCGACCCTCGTCGCGATCGAACGCACGGCCGCATTTGGCGAGTCTCTTTCGATGGTCGACCGCTGGACCCATGGCCCGATTTTTCGACGGCGACAACCGGTGAATTGATCACGATGTTGGAAGACCCTTCATTGGCGGTGGCTCAATTCGCTCGACAAGAACTCTGGAAACGCCTGTCCCGAGACGAAGCGTCGGTGATGTCGGCGATGCGATCATGGACGGCGGAAAAGCCGAGTACGCGGACGAACGAATGGCTGTGGATCAACGAAGTCGCGGCGGAGACGAAACCAGACGAGGTCGTTGGTGAACTCGATCGACTGTCGGCGATTGATCCGGCGTATCGCCGCGCTGCACTGCGCAGCATCTGGCGACAACGATTGCGAATGGCCCCGGAATCTGCCCAGCGGATTCACATCGAAAAGGTCGCCCGCTCGTTGACGTCCGATGCAGAACCGACGACGCGATTGGAGGCGGTCGTGTCGGTCGGCCAACTCTCGGGCACGGAAGCGATGACATCTGTCTTGGCGGCAACCGACCATAGCATCGATGCGAACCTGGACTTTGCGATCTGGCAATCGGTTCGCGCCATCGCGGAAACTTATGCGGCGGATCACGGCGGCGATTCGATTCTGGATCCGATCGACTGGGCCGATCGTCCCGCACAGCTAGCCTATGCCGTGTCCGCCATCTCGAGTCCTGCGGCTGCCGAAACGGCGCTGCGATTCCTGCAAACACAATCTGCCGACGGCGAAGCCTTGGGTGCACTGGTCGATGCGATCGCCGGCGCGGGTGATGCCGATCAACTGGGCCGGTTGGCAAAGATTTTACTCGTCGACAAAAAGGCCCGCTCGCTCGCGCTGCTCGCCCCTCTTGTCGACCGGACGACACGCGACAAGATCATCCCGGCTGGCATCGGTCCCGTGCTCGGCGACTTGGTCACAAACGTCGATACGCTGACCAGCGATTCGGCTTGGGCCGAAACGGTGACGACAGTGGCCGCCGCATGGAACGTCCGCGCATTGGAAGATGTGCTATTCGATGCGATTGAAAGCGGCAACGACGAACTGCGATCCCAAAGTGTCGCGGCATTGGGCGCACTGAATTCGCCGACCGCCATCGCGAAGATCCGAACGCTCGCGGATTCGACACACGCGGCGACTCGGATCGCTGCGGTGGCCGCGATGGTCAAGCGGAATCCCGGCGAAGCGATCGGGCGGATTGCTGCGATGCTTGCGGCGGTGTCGGCCGACGACAAAGTCACCGCGAAGCAAATTGGGGACTGGGTGGCACAGTTGGCCAACCGAAAGGAAGCCGCCAGTCGATTGTCGAGCGCGATTGAACGGGTGTCGATCGACGCGGATGTCGCGCGGATGGTGGTGGGGCAAGTTCGTGCGGCGGGCGGCAACACATCGATCGAAGGCGCTTTGGCTACCGCGGGTAAATTGCAAGACGCGTCCTGGAAACTTTCGCCCGAGTGGTCGTCGTCGATCATCGCGAAAGTTCAATCCACCGGATCAGCCGAACGTGGCGAAGCGATCTATCGCCGCGCAGCGCTTCAGTGCGTGAACTGTCACGCGATCGGTTCGGCGGGCTCCGTCGTCGGGCCGAACTTGATCAGCCTTGGCGGCAGCGCGCAACTGGATTACATCGTCGAGTCGCTGATCGACCCCAGCGCAAAGCTCAAGGAAGGCTATACGACGCTTTCGGTGCTGACGGACGACGGCCAATTGATCAACGGGATTGTCATCGGCAAGGACGACGAAGCGGTTCGATTGCGTCTTGCGGACGGGAAAGAAGTGCGTATCGACGCCGATTCGATCGAACAAGAAAAACCGGGCAAGTCGCTGATGCCCGCGGGCTTGGTCGATTCGCTGACCGAATCCGAATTGGTCGACCTGATCGCATTCATGTCGGCGCTTGGACGCACGGCGGAGTTCACCGTTTCAACCCAGTCACTACTGCGATCATTCGAGACACTGGTTTTCTCACCCGAAGCCAACCGAAAGCTCAATCGAACCAGCACAGACACCGTGGCCGGTGACGATCCCGACATGCTTTGGCGTCCGATGACGGCGACGGTCAACGGCACGATCCCGCTTTCCGAATTGGATCGGTTTCAACAACACAAACAAACGCCACCGACGTCCTTCATCCGATTCGATGTCAAACTGTCGGACGACGGCAACGTCGCCGTCAAGTTGCCGGCCGAGGGCATCGACGCGTGGGTCGACGGAAAACCAACGCCGATTTGGGAACTGGCCGATTTGAATTTGTCGGCCGGCCAGCACCGAATCGTATTGGCGTTTGATCGATCGAAGTTAGAAACGGCCTTCGGCATCGAGCTAGCAGGTGATGTGCTGCCGTAA
- a CDS encoding phosphoribosylaminoimidazolesuccinocarboxamide synthase, which produces MHYLFDDAGAMMRTDFPLPRRSGKVRDVYDLGDQLMIVSTDRISAFDFILPSGIPNKGCILTSTSKFWFDHLDVRHHLLSTEVPTALADQFDIEPLVGRVMITEKASVVPFECVVRGYLEGSGLLEYQRTGVVCGNSLPPGLRQCDKLPEPIFTPATKAEEGHDENVRFERMVADLGEDLANTLREKSLGIYGAACEHAQRQGLIIADTKFEFGLVNGEVVLIDEVLTPDSSRFWSADVYQPGQAQPSFDKQFVREWLSTCGWDKQSDPPMLPSDVIEKTKSKYEEAYRRLTQ; this is translated from the coding sequence ATGCACTATTTGTTTGACGATGCCGGGGCGATGATGCGAACCGATTTTCCGCTCCCTCGGCGGAGCGGTAAGGTGCGTGATGTCTACGATCTCGGCGATCAATTGATGATTGTTAGCACGGATCGCATCAGCGCGTTCGATTTTATCTTGCCATCCGGAATCCCCAATAAAGGCTGCATCCTTACCTCGACCAGCAAGTTCTGGTTCGATCATCTCGACGTCCGGCACCACCTGCTTTCCACCGAAGTGCCGACGGCCCTTGCCGACCAGTTCGATATCGAGCCGTTGGTCGGCCGCGTCATGATTACCGAAAAAGCGTCGGTCGTACCATTTGAATGCGTCGTGCGAGGCTACTTGGAAGGAAGCGGACTGCTCGAGTACCAACGAACGGGCGTGGTCTGCGGCAACTCACTACCGCCGGGATTGCGGCAATGCGACAAGCTTCCCGAGCCGATTTTTACGCCGGCGACCAAGGCCGAAGAAGGTCATGACGAGAACGTCCGGTTTGAAAGAATGGTCGCTGATCTTGGTGAGGACTTAGCCAATACGCTGCGAGAAAAGAGTCTCGGCATCTACGGTGCTGCGTGCGAACATGCCCAGCGTCAGGGACTGATCATCGCCGATACCAAGTTCGAGTTCGGCTTGGTCAACGGCGAAGTCGTCTTGATCGATGAAGTGTTGACGCCCGACAGCAGCCGGTTCTGGTCCGCCGACGTGTATCAGCCTGGCCAGGCTCAACCTTCGTTCGACAAACAATTCGTTCGTGAATGGTTGTCAACGTGCGGGTGGGACAAGCAGTCCGATCCACCGATGTTACCGAGCGACGTGATCGAAAAAACGAAGTCGAAGTACGAAGAAGCGTACCGACGATTGACCCAGTAA